From one Cyanobacterium stanieri PCC 7202 genomic stretch:
- a CDS encoding cell cycle protein (PFAM: Cell cycle protein~COGs: COG0772 Bacterial cell division membrane protein~InterPro IPR001182:IPR018365~KEGG: ava:Ava_1521 cell cycle protein~PFAM: cell cycle protein~SPTR: Cell cycle protein): MLHHLIPFYDHNVEKWSFEARLLRWLTFLWLLVGLMILFSASYPVAIHNTGDGWYVFKRQFIWICLALIGSKLIYRTSIRRILQFSPYIYGVILALVLATILGFGQEVNGAERWLSLGPVQIQPSELLKPFMILQGAYVFGTWDRKTWWFKGAWLLIFGLSLLAILLQPNLSTTALCGMTFWLIALAAGVPIIQLLGVAILGMLGAVVSVSSNSYQMRRITSFRNPWADAGDSGYQLVQSLLAVGSGQIWGLGFGMSQQKLFYLPFQDTDFIFAVFAEEFGFVGAIALLLFLGVYATIALVVVLKSSHPINKLIALGVMTILIGQSLINVGVAIGALPTTGVPFPMLSYGGSSVISSILLAALLIRVAIEVEPESEIISSYNQELSPEN; encoded by the coding sequence ATGTTGCATCATCTGATTCCTTTCTATGATCATAACGTTGAAAAATGGAGCTTTGAAGCAAGATTGTTGAGATGGCTTACTTTTTTGTGGCTTCTTGTGGGTTTAATGATTTTGTTTTCAGCTTCTTATCCCGTTGCTATTCATAATACGGGGGATGGATGGTATGTATTTAAACGACAGTTTATCTGGATTTGTCTGGCGTTGATTGGTAGTAAGTTGATTTACAGAACTTCTATTAGAAGAATTTTACAGTTTTCTCCTTATATTTACGGAGTTATTCTCGCCTTGGTATTGGCTACCATTTTGGGGTTTGGACAGGAGGTTAATGGTGCGGAAAGATGGCTTTCTCTTGGCCCGGTGCAAATTCAACCCTCGGAACTTTTAAAACCTTTTATGATTTTACAGGGTGCTTATGTTTTTGGTACATGGGATCGTAAAACATGGTGGTTTAAGGGGGCTTGGTTGCTGATTTTTGGACTTAGTTTACTGGCTATTTTACTTCAACCCAATTTGAGTACCACTGCTTTATGTGGCATGACTTTTTGGTTGATTGCTTTGGCGGCAGGGGTACCTATCATCCAACTTTTGGGCGTTGCTATATTGGGTATGTTGGGGGCGGTAGTCAGTGTTAGTTCTAATTCTTATCAAATGAGGAGGATTACATCGTTTCGCAATCCTTGGGCTGATGCTGGTGACAGTGGTTATCAATTGGTGCAAAGTCTTTTGGCTGTTGGCTCTGGGCAAATTTGGGGCTTAGGTTTTGGCATGTCTCAGCAAAAGTTATTTTATCTTCCTTTCCAAGATACCGATTTTATTTTTGCTGTATTTGCAGAAGAATTTGGCTTTGTAGGGGCGATCGCCCTGCTGTTGTTTTTGGGAGTTTATGCTACCATTGCCTTAGTTGTAGTCTTAAAATCTAGTCATCCCATTAATAAACTCATTGCTCTAGGTGTAATGACCATTTTAATAGGTCAATCCCTTATTAATGTAGGAGTTGCCATAGGTGCATTACCCACCACAGGGGTACCATTTCCCATGTTAAGTTATGGCGGAAGTTCAGTTATTAGCAGTATTTTACTTGCAGCCCTTTTAATTCGTGTCGCCATAGAGGTTGAACCAGAATCAGAAATAATTTCTAGCTACAATCAAGAATTAAGCCCAGAAAATTAG
- a CDS encoding assimilatory nitrite reductase (ferredoxin) precursor (PFAM: Nitrite and sulphite reductase 4Fe-4S domain; Nitrite/Sulfite reductase ferredoxin-like half domain~TIGRFAM: precorrin-3B synthase~COGs: COG0155 Sulfite reductase beta subunit (hemoprotein)~InterPro IPR006066:IPR005117:IPR006067~KEGG: cyc:PCC7424_1683 ferredoxin-nitrite reductase~PFAM: nitrite and sulphite reductase 4Fe-4S region; nitrite/sulfite reductase hemoprotein beta-component ferrodoxin domain protein~PRIAM: Ferredoxin--nitrite reductase~SPTR: Nitrite/sulfite reductase hemoprotein beta-component ferrodoxin domain protein): MTAMTEKKIKLNKIEKVKAAKHGLDVKKEIEHFAEIGWEALNDDDLIVRLKWLGIFFRPVTPGKFMLRLRMPNGILNSQQLTTLAQIIQRYGDDGSADITTRQNIQLRGVLLEDIPTIFGQLQEVGLTSIQSGMDNVRNLTGSPVAGIDPHELYDTREVNYKLQAMITNNGEGNYELSNLPRKFNIAVEGGKDNSIHAEINDVAFIPAYKNGELGFNVLIGGYLSAQRCAEAIPMDVWVKADDDEIVELCRAILTVYTTNGLEERLRENRGKARLMWLIDKWTMNRFRIEVEKELGKSLEFAAPEDEITMDKRDHLGVHPQKQEGYNYIGIHIPVGRLDAEGMFEIARLADVYGTGEIRATVEQNFIIPYVADDKVEAFLSEPILERYPLNPSTLVRSLVSCTGARYCNFALVETKARGLKLAQELDEELNIPERVRIHWTGCPNSCGQAQAGDIGLMGTKAKKDGSVVEGVNLFLGGKVGKDAKLGELSQKSIPCDDLKPVLKDILINQFGATVK; encoded by the coding sequence ATGACCGCGATGACAGAAAAAAAAATTAAATTAAATAAAATAGAAAAAGTAAAAGCCGCCAAACACGGCTTAGATGTAAAAAAAGAAATAGAACACTTTGCCGAAATTGGCTGGGAAGCCCTCAACGATGATGATTTAATTGTCAGATTAAAGTGGTTAGGAATTTTTTTCCGCCCTGTTACCCCCGGAAAATTTATGTTACGACTAAGAATGCCCAATGGTATTTTAAATAGTCAACAACTAACCACCTTGGCGCAAATTATTCAAAGATATGGAGATGATGGTAGTGCAGACATTACCACCCGTCAAAATATTCAATTAAGAGGGGTACTATTAGAAGACATCCCGACTATTTTTGGTCAACTCCAAGAAGTGGGTTTAACTTCTATTCAATCGGGTATGGATAATGTGCGTAATCTCACGGGTTCTCCCGTAGCAGGAATTGATCCCCACGAGTTGTATGATACTAGGGAGGTTAATTATAAGTTACAGGCAATGATTACCAATAATGGCGAGGGTAATTATGAATTGAGTAATCTACCCCGTAAGTTTAACATTGCCGTAGAGGGAGGAAAAGACAACTCTATCCATGCAGAAATCAATGATGTGGCTTTTATTCCTGCCTATAAAAATGGGGAATTAGGATTCAATGTTTTAATCGGGGGTTATTTGTCGGCACAACGCTGCGCTGAGGCGATTCCCATGGATGTGTGGGTAAAGGCTGATGATGATGAAATTGTCGAACTTTGTCGGGCTATTTTAACGGTATATACCACCAATGGTTTAGAAGAAAGATTAAGGGAAAACCGTGGTAAAGCCCGTTTGATGTGGTTGATTGATAAGTGGACAATGAACCGTTTTCGTATCGAGGTAGAGAAAGAGTTGGGTAAATCTTTGGAGTTTGCCGCCCCTGAAGATGAAATTACCATGGATAAACGGGATCATTTGGGGGTACATCCTCAAAAACAAGAGGGTTATAATTATATCGGCATTCATATCCCCGTAGGACGTTTGGATGCAGAGGGAATGTTTGAAATTGCCCGTTTGGCTGATGTCTATGGTACTGGGGAAATTAGGGCAACGGTGGAGCAAAATTTTATTATTCCCTATGTAGCAGATGATAAGGTTGAGGCGTTTTTGAGTGAGCCTATTTTAGAACGTTATCCTCTTAATCCTAGTACCCTGGTGCGCTCTTTAGTTTCCTGTACAGGGGCAAGATATTGTAATTTTGCTTTGGTAGAAACTAAGGCAAGGGGTTTAAAATTGGCTCAAGAATTGGATGAGGAGTTAAATATTCCTGAAAGGGTGCGTATTCACTGGACAGGTTGTCCTAACTCCTGTGGACAAGCTCAAGCGGGGGATATTGGCTTGATGGGTACTAAAGCGAAAAAAGATGGCTCTGTGGTGGAAGGGGTTAATCTTTTTCTCGGTGGTAAGGTTGGCAAGGATGCGAAGTTAGGGGAGTTATCCCAGAAAAGTATTCCCTGTGATGATCTCAAACCTGTTTTAAAAGATATATTAATTAATCAGTTTGGGGCTACGGTTAAATAA
- a CDS encoding protein of unknown function DUF1830 (PFAM: Domain of unknown function (DUF1830)~InterPro IPR014964:IPR018117~KEGG: syp:SYNPCC7002_A2395 hypothetical protein~PFAM: Domain of unknown function DUF1830~SPTR: Putative uncharacterized protein), translating to MAQILDAIPNDDNNKIMCCYVNATSQIQVARITNVANWYFERVVFPGQRLIFEALPEALLEIHSGMMASSILSDTIPCSTLSIQEEIEGNDNQANHNPSSDSQEENLELLSA from the coding sequence ATGGCACAGATATTAGATGCAATTCCTAACGATGATAATAATAAGATTATGTGTTGTTATGTAAATGCTACCAGTCAAATTCAAGTAGCAAGAATTACTAACGTAGCCAATTGGTACTTTGAAAGAGTGGTATTTCCCGGACAAAGACTGATATTTGAAGCCCTACCAGAAGCATTATTAGAAATTCACTCAGGAATGATGGCAAGTTCAATTCTTTCTGATACCATACCCTGCAGTACCCTATCCATTCAAGAAGAAATAGAGGGGAATGATAACCAAGCAAACCATAATCCATCCTCCGACTCTCAAGAAGAAAATCTCGAACTTCTTTCCGCTTAA
- a CDS encoding ferredoxin thioredoxin reductase alpha chain (PFAM: Ferredoxin thioredoxin reductase variable alpha chain~InterPro IPR004207~KEGG: syn:ssr0330 ferredoxin-thioredoxin reductase, variable chain~PFAM: ferredoxin thioredoxin reductase alpha chain~SPTR: Ferredoxin-thioredoxin reductase, variable chain), with amino-acid sequence MNVGDRIKVTESVIVYHHPEHKKTAFDIKGMEGELIEIVTEWQGRPVSANFPYLVKFSKKFKAHFREDEISKIDN; translated from the coding sequence ATGAACGTAGGCGATCGCATTAAGGTAACTGAATCAGTAATTGTATATCATCACCCTGAGCATAAGAAGACTGCTTTTGATATTAAGGGCATGGAAGGAGAGTTAATAGAAATTGTAACAGAGTGGCAGGGAAGACCTGTAAGCGCTAATTTCCCTTATTTGGTTAAGTTTAGCAAGAAGTTTAAGGCTCATTTTCGGGAGGATGAGATTTCAAAAATTGACAATTAG
- a CDS encoding aminotransferase class V (PFAM: Aminotransferase class-V~COGs: COG0520 Selenocysteine lyase~InterPro IPR000192:IPR020578~KEGG: cyc:PCC7424_0767 aminotransferase class V~PFAM: aminotransferase class V~SPTR: Aminotransferase, class V) translates to MDIKELRTDFAGLKDKYYFNFGGQGILADSVLETIFDTYKYVEKVGPFGLKINSWVNENIDNVKSAIALETNSKIETITLSENVTGSCNIALWGIEWKAGDEILLSDAEHPGVIASIKEISRRFGVKVSTFALVDTLNQGNPVEVIKNHLTPATRLVVISHVLWNTGQVLPLKEISQVCHQYPSKKPIQILVDGAQSAGLLPLNLPDTGVDFYGCTGHKWLCGPTGVGFLYVKENLATPLHPTFIGWRSLDFSKSDLPFAPDGSRYEIATSAYPLYTGLAGAIALHQAWGNPEKRYQRICQLSAYLWEELNKIDGIQCLKNSPPQSGLVSFYTENPSQLVSQLENKGYYLRTLAYPSCVRACVHYFSLESEIENLIKQIRSMV, encoded by the coding sequence ATGGATATTAAAGAATTAAGAACAGATTTCGCAGGGTTAAAAGATAAGTATTATTTTAATTTTGGTGGTCAAGGAATCCTTGCTGATTCAGTATTAGAAACTATTTTTGATACCTATAAATATGTAGAAAAAGTAGGACCTTTTGGTTTAAAAATAAATAGTTGGGTTAATGAAAATATTGATAATGTCAAAAGTGCGATCGCCCTTGAAACTAACAGTAAAATAGAAACCATTACCCTGAGCGAAAATGTCACAGGTAGTTGTAATATTGCCCTTTGGGGCATTGAATGGAAAGCAGGGGATGAAATATTACTCAGTGATGCCGAACATCCGGGGGTAATAGCCAGTATCAAAGAAATTAGTAGAAGATTTGGTGTTAAAGTTTCCACCTTTGCCCTCGTGGATACCCTCAACCAAGGAAACCCCGTAGAAGTAATCAAAAATCACCTTACCCCTGCCACTCGCCTAGTGGTAATTAGTCATGTATTGTGGAATACGGGGCAAGTATTACCCCTCAAAGAAATCAGTCAAGTATGCCATCAATACCCCAGTAAAAAACCCATCCAAATCCTTGTTGATGGCGCCCAATCCGCAGGATTACTGCCCCTCAACCTTCCCGATACAGGAGTTGACTTCTATGGATGTACAGGGCATAAATGGTTATGTGGCCCTACGGGAGTTGGTTTTTTGTATGTCAAAGAGAATTTAGCAACTCCCCTTCATCCCACTTTTATCGGTTGGCGTAGTCTTGATTTTAGTAAATCCGATTTACCCTTTGCCCCCGATGGTAGTAGATATGAAATAGCCACCTCAGCATATCCATTATATACAGGATTAGCAGGGGCGATCGCCCTTCACCAAGCATGGGGCAACCCCGAAAAACGCTATCAACGCATCTGCCAACTAAGTGCCTATCTCTGGGAAGAATTAAACAAAATAGACGGCATCCAATGCCTAAAAAACTCACCCCCCCAATCAGGATTAGTCTCTTTCTATACCGAAAATCCTAGTCAATTGGTATCCCAACTAGAAAACAAAGGCTATTATCTACGCACCCTTGCCTATCCCTCCTGCGTCAGGGCTTGTGTCCATTACTTCTCCCTCGAATCAGAAATCGAAAACCTCATTAAACAAATTCGCTCAATGGTTTAA
- a CDS encoding hypothetical protein (KEGG: cyh:Cyan8802_3018 hypothetical protein~SPTR: Putative uncharacterized protein), with protein MNTQIFPTVSSYGYNFDFIRDEIRALVEKGVLSRHQPIYSVAQFIPAREWAGVEKNLEEQDFLLRDSIADLLGAERWDND; from the coding sequence ATGAATACTCAAATTTTTCCCACTGTATCCTCCTATGGATATAACTTCGATTTTATTCGAGATGAGATTAGGGCGTTAGTAGAAAAAGGTGTCCTTAGTCGCCACCAACCCATCTATAGCGTAGCTCAATTTATTCCTGCGAGGGAATGGGCAGGAGTTGAGAAAAATCTCGAAGAGCAAGATTTCTTATTGCGTGATTCCATCGCCGACCTTTTAGGGGCCGAGAGATGGGATAATGATTAG
- a CDS encoding cobalt transport protein (PFAM: Cobalt transport protein~COGs: COG0619 ABC-type cobalt transport system permease component CbiQ and related transporter~InterPro IPR003339~KEGG: cyt:cce_4415 putative cobalt ABC transporter permease protein~PFAM: cobalt transport protein~SPTR: Putative cobalt ABC transporter permease protein) gives MDLLRSLPIGLYVEKPFSWLHRLDPRVKLGWLMSLILSPLLANSPWRIFLVVFLLLITWLSFIPWRVQKKQITWLLLIGIFIFILTAIAPDGLSITYQPRLPESEIAITQPTEYRYTLYSIGTFSVTRRSFDLAIRVSTLFFTLIYSSNLFLLTTAPEEITAGLEDLLSPLNKFKFPVTEMILTLTLALRFIPLVLEEIQNLIRSIRTRAIKWRKLGIKKSIQIWVIVMEKLLENILLRAEQIAIAMEARGFTSPQKHQVQWHQSRIKTNDVVALFFLVIFWVFRGFIG, from the coding sequence ATGGACTTATTGCGATCGCTCCCCATAGGCTTATATGTAGAAAAACCCTTTTCTTGGCTTCATCGATTAGATCCGAGGGTAAAACTAGGGTGGTTAATGAGTCTTATTTTATCACCCTTATTAGCTAATAGTCCATGGAGGATATTTTTAGTAGTTTTCTTACTCTTAATTACTTGGTTATCATTTATTCCTTGGCGAGTACAAAAAAAACAAATTACTTGGTTATTATTAATTGGAATTTTTATTTTTATTTTAACAGCGATCGCCCCTGATGGTTTAAGTATTACTTATCAGCCTCGTTTACCAGAAAGTGAAATTGCTATTACCCAACCGACAGAATATCGATATACACTATATAGTATTGGAACCTTTAGTGTGACGAGAAGATCTTTCGATTTAGCTATTCGGGTAAGTACCCTATTTTTTACCCTAATTTACAGTAGTAATCTTTTTTTATTAACCACTGCTCCCGAAGAAATTACCGCAGGATTAGAAGATTTATTATCCCCTTTAAATAAATTTAAATTTCCTGTTACTGAAATGATTTTAACTCTCACTTTAGCCTTACGTTTTATTCCTTTAGTATTAGAAGAAATCCAAAACTTAATCAGATCTATCCGCACTAGAGCCATAAAATGGCGAAAACTAGGCATCAAAAAAAGCATTCAAATATGGGTAATAGTGATGGAAAAACTATTAGAAAATATCCTTCTCAGAGCCGAACAAATTGCGATCGCCATGGAAGCAAGGGGGTTCACTTCTCCCCAAAAACATCAAGTACAATGGCACCAATCAAGAATCAAAACAAATGATGTGGTTGCTTTATTTTTTCTAGTAATTTTTTGGGTATTTAGAGGCTTTATTGGCTAA
- a CDS encoding diguanylate cyclase (PFAM: GGDEF domain; MASE1~TIGRFAM: diguanylate cyclase (GGDEF) domain~COGs: COG3706 Response regulator containing a CheY-like receiver domain and a GGDEF domain~InterPro IPR007895:IPR000160~KEGG: syp:SYNPCC7002_A0848 PleD protein~PFAM: GGDEF domain containing protein; MASE1 domain protein~SMART: GGDEF domain containing protein~SPTR: PleD protein;~TIGRFAM: diguanylate cyclase) — protein MFLKFPKEKENPIFFFIIINLGLVILYILGINASHQFSTLHSEVASVWFPSAITLPMVFKYGIQVFPGIIIASIIGLTPSLERISPDLSFIGFAFIQIACALANCFQPIVALYLVRTFAPSKDIFINIKSVCIFIGAVIFSPIISALMGITGLLIINVITIAEYPTSFLTWWLGSALAHVIFSPTIMQWNKKDFIPQSASIWEIIFMGLIILFACLLAFIFAYPIEYLLVPPLIWAVFRLKRFQASLLVSIIALVAIIATSKGYGVFVKESTNLSLILLQSFTAVISIFTLILSAALTEKTIAQNQLNQTLENLEATVLRRTNELEKTQINLRHANKTLAKMAYIDSLTQVANRAYFDKIIQREWEQLIVEKECISLLLIDVDYFKNYNDFYGHPEGDICLKKIAQCFKSVVRYSSDVVARYGGEEFAIILPYANCDQAMLVAGKIQNAIASCAINHETSEVSENITVSIGITTMKPSYDSSPDDLIKRADEALYLAKQEGRNRFKVNGIE, from the coding sequence GTGTTCTTAAAATTCCCAAAAGAAAAAGAAAACCCCATTTTCTTTTTTATTATCATCAACCTCGGGTTGGTGATACTATACATTTTAGGTATAAATGCTAGTCATCAATTTAGTACCCTTCATTCCGAAGTGGCTTCTGTATGGTTTCCCTCAGCCATCACCTTACCCATGGTATTTAAATATGGCATACAAGTTTTTCCCGGTATTATTATCGCTTCAATTATCGGACTAACCCCCTCCCTCGAAAGAATTAGCCCAGATTTATCCTTTATCGGCTTTGCTTTTATACAAATAGCTTGTGCATTAGCCAACTGTTTTCAACCCATCGTTGCCCTATATCTAGTCAGAACATTTGCCCCCAGCAAAGATATATTTATTAACATAAAATCAGTGTGTATTTTTATCGGGGCAGTAATTTTTTCTCCCATTATTTCCGCATTAATGGGTATAACAGGATTACTGATTATTAATGTTATTACCATCGCAGAATATCCCACATCATTTTTAACTTGGTGGTTGGGTAGTGCCTTAGCCCATGTTATTTTTTCTCCCACCATTATGCAATGGAATAAGAAGGATTTTATTCCTCAAAGTGCGAGTATATGGGAAATAATTTTTATGGGTTTAATTATATTATTTGCCTGTCTTCTTGCTTTTATATTTGCCTATCCTATTGAATATCTATTAGTACCTCCTCTAATTTGGGCAGTTTTTAGATTAAAACGTTTTCAAGCTAGTTTATTAGTCAGTATTATTGCCTTAGTTGCCATTATTGCTACCAGTAAAGGTTATGGGGTATTTGTAAAAGAATCTACCAATTTATCTTTGATTTTATTACAATCATTTACCGCAGTCATCTCCATTTTTACTTTAATTCTTTCTGCGGCCCTGACAGAAAAAACCATTGCTCAAAATCAGTTAAACCAAACTTTAGAAAATTTAGAAGCTACGGTATTAAGACGTACCAACGAACTAGAAAAAACCCAAATTAATTTACGTCATGCCAATAAAACTTTGGCAAAAATGGCCTATATTGACAGTTTAACTCAAGTTGCTAATCGAGCTTATTTTGACAAAATTATACAACGAGAATGGGAACAGTTAATAGTAGAAAAAGAGTGTATTTCTTTATTATTAATAGACGTTGATTATTTTAAAAATTATAATGATTTTTATGGACATCCAGAGGGAGATATTTGTTTAAAAAAAATCGCCCAATGTTTCAAATCTGTTGTGCGTTATTCTTCCGATGTTGTGGCGCGATATGGTGGGGAAGAATTTGCCATTATTTTACCCTATGCCAATTGTGATCAAGCCATGCTTGTAGCAGGTAAAATTCAAAATGCGATCGCCTCTTGTGCCATAAACCATGAAACCTCCGAAGTTTCTGAGAATATCACTGTTAGTATCGGCATTACCACCATGAAACCGAGTTATGATAGTAGTCCTGATGATTTAATCAAAAGGGCCGATGAAGCCCTCTATTTAGCGAAACAAGAAGGCAGGAATAGATTTAAAGTCAATGGAATTGAGTAA
- a CDS encoding ABC transporter related protein (PFAM: ABC transporter transmembrane region; ABC transporter~COGs: COG1132 ABC-type multidrug transport system ATPase and permease components~InterProIPR001140:IPR003439:IPR017871:IPR017940:IPR 003593~KEGG: cyn:Cyan7425_4843 ABC transporter related~PFAM: ABC transporter related; ABC transporter transmembrane region~SMART: AAA ATPase~SPTR: ABC transporter related) gives MASFKDLISYYDKYKLAVFFSIGASGLFEIIDLAIPYLIGQILNVLSGNPLDIFLENIIISLATLFNLSSEAQVTNLIILCGFIFIIAVVRSPIQPWIGSWYHWEITLKARRDYSQKVIEKILTLPLGFYDENNPGRIAGRIARGISNHTWTYPEIAGQFIPKLIRVLGIFVVILLIEKWLALGFIISFTLILTLTLFHLKKLIIQEEKLDAHQENTESRTSEIITNIKTVKAFATESRELARQKKRFNREYQVVIHRIHLGYVKLATWNRTVVQLSLFLVFVGVLIPTFRGQMSLGHFITTYTLASMAYAELEPLSNLAEVFARRYASMIRFHEFMNLPVGQDAASLIPEYLPDNPYQFTGKLEFKNISFGYHPSSLVLDQINFKLEPYQTVALVGRSGSGKSTLVKLLFRYFDPLEGEIVLDGQNIKTLDISRYRRRLAIVHQEVDMFNGTILDNLTYGNPQVGLRELKQACAIARVDDFIEKLPDKYHTIVGERGVRLSGGQKQRLGIARALIVNPDILVFDEATSSLDYESEREIQLAMKSIFGTRTTLIIAHRLSTVREADKIIVLDNGKIAEVGNHHQLLNQGGIYQRLHSLQETGDLY, from the coding sequence ATGGCATCATTTAAAGACCTAATCAGCTACTACGATAAATATAAATTAGCGGTATTTTTTAGCATTGGTGCATCAGGGTTATTTGAAATCATTGATTTAGCCATACCCTACCTAATTGGTCAAATTCTTAACGTTTTGTCAGGAAATCCCCTCGACATTTTTTTAGAAAATATCATCATTTCCCTCGCAACACTGTTCAATTTATCCAGCGAAGCCCAAGTCACCAACTTAATTATATTATGTGGATTTATATTTATAATTGCTGTGGTGCGATCGCCCATACAACCGTGGATAGGCTCTTGGTATCATTGGGAAATCACCCTCAAAGCCAGAAGAGACTACTCCCAAAAAGTGATCGAAAAAATCCTCACCTTACCCCTAGGATTTTATGACGAAAATAATCCGGGTAGAATCGCAGGAAGAATCGCCCGAGGAATTTCCAATCATACTTGGACATACCCCGAAATTGCTGGACAATTTATTCCAAAACTCATCAGAGTATTGGGAATCTTTGTAGTTATTCTCCTAATTGAAAAATGGTTGGCATTAGGATTCATAATCTCTTTTACCCTCATTCTTACCCTCACCTTATTTCATCTCAAAAAATTAATAATTCAAGAAGAAAAATTAGACGCTCATCAAGAAAACACCGAAAGTAGAACCTCAGAAATCATTACCAACATAAAAACCGTTAAGGCTTTTGCCACCGAATCGAGGGAGTTGGCAAGACAAAAGAAAAGATTTAACCGTGAATATCAAGTGGTCATCCATCGCATTCACCTAGGTTATGTCAAATTAGCCACTTGGAATCGCACCGTAGTGCAGTTATCCCTATTTTTGGTGTTTGTGGGGGTACTAATCCCTACCTTTAGGGGGCAGATGTCCCTCGGGCATTTTATCACCACCTACACCCTTGCCAGTATGGCCTATGCCGAATTAGAACCCCTAAGCAACTTAGCGGAAGTTTTTGCCCGTCGCTACGCCTCCATGATTCGCTTTCATGAGTTTATGAATTTACCCGTAGGGCAGGATGCGGCGAGTTTGATTCCCGAATATTTACCTGATAATCCCTATCAATTTACGGGCAAATTGGAATTTAAAAATATTTCCTTTGGTTATCACCCCAGTAGTTTGGTGTTAGATCAAATTAATTTTAAACTTGAACCCTATCAAACCGTAGCTTTGGTAGGACGTTCAGGCTCTGGTAAATCCACCTTGGTTAAGCTCTTATTCCGCTATTTTGACCCCTTGGAGGGAGAAATCGTCTTGGATGGTCAAAATATTAAAACCCTTGATATAAGCCGTTATCGTCGTCGTCTGGCTATTGTTCATCAGGAGGTGGATATGTTTAATGGTACTATTCTTGATAATTTGACCTATGGTAATCCCCAAGTGGGTTTGAGAGAACTTAAACAAGCCTGTGCGATCGCCCGTGTAGATGATTTTATCGAAAAACTACCCGACAAATATCATACCATTGTGGGAGAAAGGGGAGTAAGACTATCGGGAGGACAAAAACAAAGATTAGGCATCGCTAGGGCATTAATCGTTAACCCAGACATTCTCGTCTTTGACGAAGCCACCTCCAGCCTCGACTATGAATCAGAAAGAGAAATTCAACTGGCAATGAAATCCATTTTTGGCACTCGTACTACCCTTATTATTGCTCATCGTCTAAGCACCGTAAGAGAGGCAGATAAAATAATTGTCCTTGACAATGGTAAAATTGCCGAAGTAGGTAATCATCATCAATTGTTAAATCAGGGGGGTATATATCAGCGATTACATTCCTTACAAGAGACAGGAGACTTATATTGA